From the genome of Uranotaenia lowii strain MFRU-FL chromosome 1, ASM2978415v1, whole genome shotgun sequence, one region includes:
- the LOC129739654 gene encoding protein twisted gastrulation: protein MWENRKILLVTLGMGLCLLCLVQLSYSCNEMVCASIVSKCMLTQSCKCDMKNCSCCKECSECLSYLYTECCSCLEMCPKPNETSNELSKQSHVENLEGFPTLFNVLTAEDDPDERWKVFTFPLDFDAALYGTGVDGGMKYLMHSSDNDLKPRFEEQSKNTITVNCTVAYQAQCMSWNKCKESCRTMGSSSYRWFHDGCCECVGQTCINYGINDSRCQLCPENKDQDLDDIPNEDDLDYGDGVGPLDNGGVESTNI, encoded by the exons ATGTGGGAAAACCGTAAGATCCTGCTGGTGACCCTGGGCATGGGTCTGTGTTTGCTGTGCCTGGTGCAGCTGAGCTATTCCTGCAACGAGATGGTCTGCGCCAGCATCGTGTCCAAGTGTATGCTGACGCAGAGCTGCAAGTGCGACATGAAGAACTGTTCCTGCTGCAAGGAGTGCTCCGAATGTCTGAGCTATCTGTACACCGAGTGCTGCAGCTGCCTGGAGATGTGCCCGAAGCCGAACGAGACGAGCAACGAGCTGAGCAAGCAGTCCCACGTGGAGAACCTGGAGGGTTTCCCGACGCTGTTCAACGTGCTGACGGCCGAGGACGATCCGGACGAGCGCTGGAAGGTGTTTACCTTTCCGCTGGACTTCGATGCCGCCCTCTATGGGACCGGAGTGGACGGGGGAATGAAGTACTTGATGC ACTCGAGCGACAACGATCTGAAGCCCCGCTTCgaggaacagtcgaagaacacgATCACCGTCAACTGTACCGTGGCGTACCAGGCCCAGTGCATGTCCTGGAACAAGTGCAAGGAAAGTTGCCGCACCATGGGCTCCTCGAGCTATCG CTGGTTCCACGATGGGTGCTGCGAGTGCGTCGGTCAAACCTGTATCAACTACGGAATCAACGATTCCCGCTGTCAGCTGTGTCCGGAGAATAAGGATCAGGATCTGGACGATATACCGAACGAGGATGATCTGGACTATGGTGATGGGGTGGGACCTCTGGATAATGGGGGCGTTGAGTCGACCAATATCTGA